From the genome of Aliarcobacter lanthieri:
GCTCTTTCAGCATTCATTCTTGGGTATCCAGCTTGTCCTTCAAGGATAAAGTCTTTTGCAAATACTCCATTTTGAATCTCTTTTAAGATTTGTTTCATTGCTTGTCTTGATTCATCATTGATAACTCTAGGTCCTGATACATAATCTCCATATTCAGCAGTATTAGAAATAGAATATCTCATATCAGCTATTCCACCTTCATACATTAAATCAACAATTAATTTTAATTCATGTAAACATTCAAAATAAGCCATTTCTGGTTCATAACCAGCTTCAACTAAAGTTTCAAATCCAGCTTGAACTAATGCAGTTGCTCCACCACATAATACAGCTTGCTCTCCAAATAAATCTGTTTCAGTTTCATTTTTGAAAGTTGTTTCAATGATTCCTGTTCTTCCTCCACCAATTGCACTTGCATATGCTAAAGCAACTTGTTTTGTATCACCACTTGGGTCTTGGTGAACAGCAATTAAATCTGGAATTCCTCCACCTTTTGTAAACTCATTTCTTACAGTATGTCCTGGAGCTTTTGGTGCAATCATTAAAACATTTGTTTTTGAACAAGGAATAATTCTTTTATAGTGAATGTTAAATCCATGACCAAATGCCAAGTAAGCACCTTCTTTTAAATTTGGTTTAATTTCATTTTCATAGATTTCAGCTTGATTTTCATCTGGTAAAAGTATCATAACTAAATCAGCAAGTTTTGTAGCTTCAGAAACAGTTAAAACTTTAAAACCTTTAGCTTCTGCTTTTTTCCAAGAAGAACCATCTTTTCTTAATCCAACAACAACTTCAACACCACTATCTCTTAAATTTTCAGCATGTGCGTGTCCTTGAGAACCAAAACCAATCATTGCAACTTTTTTTGATTTGATTAACTCTACATTACAATCTTTGTCATAGAATACATTTATTGCCATATCTTATCCTCTATTTTTTGAAAAATTTAAAAAGATTATACAAAAAGCTAACTAAATATAAGATTTAAACTACTACAATATAAACAAATATAAAAAGGATATAAAATTGTTAAAAGATTTATTTATAAAAATACAAACAAATATTAGTAATTTTTCAAATAATGAAAAAAAAGAGTTAGAAAAATTTATAAAAGA
Proteins encoded in this window:
- the ilvC gene encoding ketol-acid reductoisomerase, with product MAINVFYDKDCNVELIKSKKVAMIGFGSQGHAHAENLRDSGVEVVVGLRKDGSSWKKAEAKGFKVLTVSEATKLADLVMILLPDENQAEIYENEIKPNLKEGAYLAFGHGFNIHYKRIIPCSKTNVLMIAPKAPGHTVRNEFTKGGGIPDLIAVHQDPSGDTKQVALAYASAIGGGRTGIIETTFKNETETDLFGEQAVLCGGATALVQAGFETLVEAGYEPEMAYFECLHELKLIVDLMYEGGIADMRYSISNTAEYGDYVSGPRVINDESRQAMKQILKEIQNGVFAKDFILEGQAGYPRMNAERALTKASLLEQTGAKLRKMMPWIAAKKIVNQETN